Proteins encoded together in one Mycolicibacter minnesotensis window:
- a CDS encoding bifunctional 2-methylcitrate synthase/citrate synthase: MTVAPSETASAPEIRKGLAGVVVDTTSISKVVPETNSLTYRGYPVQDLAANCSFEQVAYLLWHGELPGDAELALFCQRERAARRADRSLLSLVDKLPDNCHPMDVVRTAISYLGAEDPSEDDPAESANFAKALRMFAVLPTIVAADMRRRRGLAPIAPHSHLGYSENFLRMCFGEVPDPVIVSAFEQSMTLYAEHSFNASTFAARVVTSTQSDIYSAVTAAIGALKGSLHGGANEAVMHDMIEIGEPGKAAEWLHGKLSRKDKVMGFGHRVYKHGDSRVPTMKAALERVAAERDGQRWLDIYRILETEMFAATGIKPNLDFPTGPAYYLMGFDIPMFTPLFVMSRITGWTAHIIEQTASNALIRPLSAYSGSPQRALAV; this comes from the coding sequence ATGACCGTCGCCCCCTCGGAGACCGCCTCGGCACCCGAGATCCGCAAGGGTCTGGCCGGTGTTGTCGTGGACACCACGTCCATCTCCAAGGTGGTGCCGGAGACCAATTCGCTGACCTACCGGGGCTATCCGGTGCAGGATCTGGCCGCCAACTGCAGCTTTGAGCAGGTCGCCTACCTGCTCTGGCACGGCGAGCTGCCGGGTGACGCCGAGCTGGCGCTGTTCTGCCAGCGCGAACGGGCCGCCCGGCGGGCCGACCGGTCGCTGCTGTCGCTGGTCGACAAGCTTCCCGACAATTGCCACCCGATGGACGTGGTGCGCACCGCGATCAGCTACCTGGGCGCCGAGGACCCTTCCGAGGACGACCCCGCCGAGTCGGCCAACTTCGCCAAGGCGCTGCGGATGTTCGCAGTGTTGCCGACCATCGTCGCCGCCGACATGCGCCGCAGGCGCGGCCTGGCCCCGATCGCCCCGCACAGCCACCTCGGCTACTCGGAGAACTTCCTGCGGATGTGCTTCGGCGAGGTGCCCGACCCGGTGATCGTGTCGGCTTTCGAGCAGTCCATGACCCTCTACGCCGAGCACAGCTTCAACGCCTCCACCTTCGCCGCGCGGGTGGTGACCTCCACCCAGTCCGATATCTACAGTGCGGTCACCGCTGCCATCGGCGCGCTCAAGGGTTCGCTGCACGGCGGGGCCAACGAAGCGGTCATGCACGACATGATCGAGATCGGTGAGCCGGGCAAGGCCGCAGAGTGGCTGCACGGCAAGCTGTCCCGCAAGGACAAGGTGATGGGCTTCGGCCACCGGGTGTACAAGCACGGCGACTCTAGGGTGCCCACCATGAAGGCGGCACTGGAGCGGGTCGCAGCCGAGCGTGACGGCCAGCGCTGGCTCGACATCTACCGCATCCTGGAGACCGAGATGTTCGCCGCCACCGGGATCAAGCCCAACCTGGACTTCCCGACCGGACCGGCCTATTACCTGATGGGCTTCGACATCCCGATGTTCACGCCGCTGTTCGTGATGAGCCGGATCACCGGGTGGACCGCGCACATCATCGAGCAGACCGCGTCCAACGCACTGATCCGTCCGCTGAGCGCCTACTCGGGAAGCCCGCAGCGCGCGCTCGCGGTCTGA
- a CDS encoding sterol desaturase family protein, with product MFDLIAHAIPVFVLCLLLEAVSFAVRPDDQERGYEMRDTSTSLTMGIGNVVINIGWKLVVLAAYSAVYLVAPVHLPATNPLTWIALFLADDFAYYWYHRTHHTIRVFWASHVVHHSSQHYNLSTALRQTWTPFTAVPFWILLAFAGFAPWMILLQQSISLLYQFFIHTERVGKLWRPVEFVFNTPSHHRVHHGSNAEYLDKNYGGILIVWDRLFGTFEPEGERVIYGLTKNIDTFNPVRVATHEYVAIWRDIRTARGWRSVWGHLFRGPGWQPAPGRA from the coding sequence ATGTTCGATCTCATCGCTCACGCCATTCCGGTGTTCGTGCTCTGCCTGCTCCTGGAAGCTGTCTCGTTCGCGGTTCGCCCCGACGACCAGGAGCGCGGCTACGAAATGCGCGACACCAGCACCAGCCTCACGATGGGAATCGGCAACGTCGTCATCAACATCGGCTGGAAGCTCGTGGTGCTGGCGGCCTACAGCGCGGTCTACCTGGTGGCGCCGGTGCACCTGCCCGCCACCAACCCGCTGACCTGGATCGCCCTGTTCCTCGCCGACGACTTCGCCTACTACTGGTATCACCGCACCCACCACACCATCCGGGTGTTCTGGGCCAGTCACGTGGTGCACCACTCCAGCCAGCACTACAACCTGTCCACCGCGCTGCGCCAGACCTGGACGCCGTTCACCGCGGTGCCGTTCTGGATACTGCTGGCGTTCGCCGGATTCGCCCCGTGGATGATCTTGCTGCAGCAGTCCATCAGCCTGCTCTACCAGTTCTTCATCCACACCGAACGGGTGGGAAAGCTCTGGCGGCCAGTGGAATTCGTCTTCAACACCCCGTCACACCACCGTGTGCACCATGGCTCCAACGCCGAGTACCTCGACAAGAACTACGGCGGCATCCTCATCGTGTGGGACCGCCTGTTCGGCACCTTTGAGCCCGAGGGCGAGCGCGTGATCTACGGGCTGACCAAGAACATCGACACCTTCAACCCGGTGCGGGTGGCCACCCACGAGTACGTGGCCATCTGGCGTGACATCCGCACGGCGCGCGGTTGGCGCTC
- a CDS encoding FadR/GntR family transcriptional regulator codes for MDLAPISRTAISDTIFVRLVEEILTGRLPAGEALPSERELALTLQVNRHAVREALKRLQQAGLIRISHGGKTRVLDWRESAGLDALTGLAVAGAIPTRQIIGDVAVMRRSIAADAARLCARHATAEQRAAITAAAAAYPVAGDLAAVSDADLTFWTAVIDGSVNIAYRLALNTLVAAYDEMGREAIYALGAAEFADRSAHIALAAAIAAADEDAAYRLADDLLTRFVTACQAEGEE; via the coding sequence ATGGACCTGGCGCCCATCTCCCGCACCGCGATCTCCGACACGATCTTCGTGCGGCTGGTCGAAGAGATCCTGACCGGACGCCTGCCCGCCGGCGAGGCGTTGCCGTCCGAGCGTGAACTCGCCCTGACTCTGCAGGTCAACCGGCATGCCGTGCGTGAAGCGCTCAAGCGACTGCAGCAGGCCGGGCTGATCCGGATCAGTCACGGGGGCAAGACCCGGGTGCTGGACTGGCGCGAAAGCGCCGGCCTGGACGCCCTGACCGGCCTGGCCGTCGCCGGCGCAATCCCCACTCGCCAGATCATCGGCGATGTCGCGGTCATGCGGCGCTCGATCGCCGCGGATGCAGCACGGCTGTGCGCGCGGCACGCGACGGCCGAGCAGCGGGCGGCGATCACCGCTGCCGCGGCGGCCTACCCGGTGGCGGGGGACCTCGCGGCGGTCAGTGATGCCGATCTGACGTTCTGGACGGCAGTAATTGACGGCTCTGTAAATATTGCCTACCGGCTCGCGCTCAACACCCTGGTGGCCGCCTACGACGAGATGGGACGCGAGGCCATCTATGCACTGGGGGCCGCTGAGTTCGCGGATCGTAGCGCCCACATCGCGTTGGCCGCCGCGATCGCCGCCGCCGACGAGGACGCGGCGTACCGGCTGGCCGACGACTTACTGACCCGCTTCGTCACGGCCTGCCAGGCCGAGGGAGAGGAATAG
- a CDS encoding CGNR zinc finger domain-containing protein codes for MTTGTPAWLLPDEPAPVRLMNTIWADSGAIHDALTGPDAVRDWIATVAGRDGSELGVPDAGEWNDVRLLRDALRCLAALIAGGPDAGAAVAEAIAVVNRLLADRPGGELALVDGGLRVIDVRRASPIRSALAELAQQAVELFTGPMAANLRSCNAPGCVLFFVKSHPRREWCSPGCGNRVRAARHYRRIRENR; via the coding sequence GTGACGACCGGAACGCCCGCGTGGCTGCTACCTGACGAGCCGGCGCCGGTCCGCCTGATGAACACCATCTGGGCCGACTCCGGCGCGATTCACGACGCGTTGACCGGTCCGGACGCGGTGCGCGACTGGATCGCCACGGTCGCCGGCCGCGACGGCTCCGAACTGGGCGTTCCCGACGCCGGGGAGTGGAACGATGTGCGGCTGCTGCGCGACGCCCTGAGGTGCCTTGCTGCGCTGATCGCGGGCGGGCCGGATGCCGGGGCAGCGGTGGCCGAGGCGATCGCCGTGGTGAACCGGCTGCTCGCCGACCGGCCTGGCGGAGAACTCGCCCTCGTCGACGGTGGGCTCCGCGTCATCGACGTGCGCCGCGCGTCGCCGATTCGGAGCGCGCTCGCCGAGCTGGCGCAGCAGGCTGTGGAGCTGTTCACCGGGCCGATGGCGGCCAACCTGCGGTCCTGTAACGCCCCTGGCTGCGTGCTGTTTTTCGTCAAATCGCACCCGCGACGTGAGTGGTGCTCACCGGGGTGTGGCAACCGCGTTCGTGCGGCGCGCCACTACCGGCGCATCCGAGAGAATCGCTGA
- a CDS encoding carboxymuconolactone decarboxylase family protein — protein MTHFAPVDPDTTTGEAATLLAQVKKSMGKAPNMTKAMANSPTLLRSYLALSGAVAGGTLRPEVRERLAISTAQLNGCEYCLSAHTFVGGTVAKIDAGELDAARRAESSDSHVAALLALSATIAANAGDVDVTELDAARAAGVTDEEIGELVAHLALNTLTNYFNVLARVDNDWPVVAL, from the coding sequence ATGACGCACTTCGCCCCCGTCGACCCCGACACCACCACCGGAGAGGCGGCAACGCTGCTGGCACAGGTCAAGAAATCGATGGGCAAGGCACCGAATATGACCAAGGCGATGGCCAACAGCCCCACCCTGCTGCGGAGCTATCTGGCCCTGTCCGGTGCGGTGGCCGGCGGCACCCTGCGGCCCGAGGTGCGCGAGCGCCTGGCGATTTCCACTGCCCAGCTCAACGGTTGCGAATATTGCCTGTCGGCGCACACCTTCGTCGGCGGCACTGTCGCCAAGATCGACGCCGGCGAACTCGACGCGGCACGCCGGGCCGAGTCGAGCGACAGTCATGTCGCCGCACTGCTGGCCCTGTCGGCCACCATCGCAGCCAACGCCGGTGACGTCGATGTCACCGAACTCGACGCCGCTCGCGCCGCGGGGGTCACCGACGAGGAGATCGGCGAACTGGTCGCCCATCTGGCGCTGAACACCTTGACCAACTACTTCAACGTCCTGGCGCGAGTCGACAATGATTGGCCCGTCGTCGCGCTGTGA
- a CDS encoding DUF3556 domain-containing protein has translation MGFLKPELPVVDFAEWSKGTRSEKIRPMARHWAEVGFGTPVVLHLFYVLKIGLYILGAWLFALATAGIDGFTDVRQWWSEPIVFEKVVLYTMLFEVIGLGCGFGPLNNRFFPPMGSILYWLRPGTIRLPPWPRRIPLTSGNARSPMDAALYAALLVALLVALVSDGTGPIAALHTEVGVLPHWQIFTILGILAVIGLRDKVIFLAARGEVYAPLATAFLFTGVDMIIAAKAIFMVIWMGAATSKLNQHFPFVISTMMSNNPLIRPKALKRRFFKNFPEDLRPGWPSKALAHVSTAIEMLVPLALFFSHGGLPTAIAAFVMVCFHLGILAAIPMGVPLEWNVFMIFGVLSLFVAHADLGLSDVNNPWAVGLLFAVSAGTVVLGNLFPRKVSFLPGMRYYAGNWDTTLWCVKPSAEEKIARGIVAIASMPAAQLERFYGSAEAAQIPIYMGYAFRGFNTHGKALFSLAHRAMADGDESDYTLTDGERICSTAIGWNFGDGHMTNEQLIEALQQRCGFEPGEVRVVILDAQPIHRQTQAYRLVDAATGEFERGHVKVADMVARQPWQDDLPAYVDSAGRQSR, from the coding sequence ATGGGATTTCTCAAACCTGAACTGCCCGTTGTCGACTTCGCCGAATGGAGCAAGGGCACGCGCAGCGAGAAGATCCGGCCGATGGCCCGGCACTGGGCCGAGGTGGGCTTCGGCACGCCGGTGGTGCTGCACCTGTTCTACGTGCTCAAAATCGGCCTCTACATTCTGGGCGCCTGGCTGTTCGCACTGGCCACTGCCGGTATCGACGGATTCACCGACGTCCGGCAGTGGTGGAGCGAACCGATCGTGTTCGAGAAGGTCGTGCTCTACACGATGTTGTTTGAGGTGATCGGCCTGGGCTGCGGTTTCGGCCCACTCAACAATCGCTTCTTCCCGCCGATGGGGTCCATCCTGTATTGGCTGCGGCCCGGGACCATCCGGCTGCCACCGTGGCCGCGGCGCATTCCGCTGACCTCCGGCAACGCCCGTTCCCCGATGGACGCCGCGCTGTACGCGGCGCTGCTGGTAGCCCTGCTGGTGGCGCTGGTCTCCGATGGAACGGGACCCATCGCCGCGCTGCACACCGAAGTCGGGGTGCTGCCGCATTGGCAGATCTTCACGATTCTGGGGATCCTGGCGGTGATCGGCCTGCGGGACAAGGTGATCTTCCTGGCCGCGCGCGGTGAGGTGTACGCGCCGTTGGCCACCGCGTTCCTGTTCACCGGCGTCGACATGATCATCGCGGCCAAAGCCATCTTCATGGTGATCTGGATGGGCGCGGCGACCTCGAAACTCAACCAGCACTTCCCGTTCGTGATCTCGACGATGATGAGCAACAACCCGCTGATCCGCCCGAAGGCGCTCAAGCGCCGGTTCTTCAAGAATTTCCCCGAAGACCTGCGGCCCGGCTGGCCGTCGAAGGCGCTGGCGCACGTGAGCACGGCGATCGAGATGCTGGTTCCCCTGGCACTGTTCTTCAGCCATGGCGGTCTGCCCACCGCGATCGCGGCCTTCGTGATGGTCTGCTTCCACCTGGGCATCCTGGCGGCCATTCCCATGGGGGTACCGCTGGAATGGAACGTCTTCATGATCTTCGGGGTGCTGTCGCTGTTCGTCGCACACGCCGATCTCGGACTGTCCGACGTCAACAACCCGTGGGCGGTAGGGCTGCTGTTCGCGGTGAGCGCGGGCACCGTGGTGCTGGGCAACCTCTTCCCGCGCAAGGTGTCGTTCCTGCCCGGGATGCGCTACTACGCCGGCAACTGGGACACCACGCTGTGGTGCGTGAAGCCCTCGGCCGAAGAGAAGATCGCCCGCGGAATCGTCGCGATCGCCAGCATGCCCGCCGCGCAGCTGGAACGCTTCTACGGCAGCGCCGAGGCCGCCCAGATCCCGATCTACATGGGCTATGCGTTCCGCGGCTTCAACACCCACGGCAAGGCGCTGTTCAGCCTGGCGCACCGGGCCATGGCCGACGGCGACGAGAGCGACTACACGCTGACCGACGGGGAACGGATCTGTTCCACGGCGATCGGCTGGAACTTCGGCGACGGTCACATGACCAACGAGCAGCTGATCGAGGCATTGCAGCAGCGCTGCGGATTCGAGCCGGGGGAGGTGCGGGTGGTGATCCTCGACGCGCAGCCGATCCACCGCCAGACCCAGGCCTACCGGCTGGTGGACGCCGCCACCGGAGAATTCGAGCGCGGCCACGTCAAGGTCGCCGACATGGTGGCCCGCCAGCCCTGGCAGGACGACCTGCCGGCCTATGTCGACTCGGCCGGCAGGCAGTCCCGCTAG
- a CDS encoding TetR/AcrR family transcriptional regulator codes for MAGHDWLVGADRRTAGAERIYAAATDLVMSDGLDALDIDALAARVHCSRATIYRHAGGKAEIRDAVLARAAAQIVGTVHEAVAGRSGAERVVTAIAAALQRIRADPLGQLMLGSVRGTQEMSRLAASPMLAGFARDLSGLSYDDREAAHWVVRVVLSLLCWPIEEAATEQHILERFVAPAFAGGGDGFRAGI; via the coding sequence GTGGCAGGTCATGACTGGCTGGTGGGTGCCGACCGCCGTACCGCGGGCGCCGAACGCATCTACGCGGCGGCCACCGACCTGGTGATGAGCGACGGACTCGACGCCCTCGATATCGACGCGTTGGCGGCGCGGGTGCACTGCTCGCGAGCCACCATCTATCGACATGCCGGCGGCAAAGCCGAGATTCGCGATGCCGTGCTGGCCCGAGCCGCCGCGCAGATCGTCGGCACCGTGCACGAGGCGGTCGCCGGACGCAGCGGGGCTGAACGTGTGGTGACCGCGATCGCGGCGGCGCTGCAGCGGATCCGCGCCGATCCGCTCGGACAACTCATGCTCGGGTCGGTGCGCGGCACACAGGAGATGTCCCGGCTGGCCGCGTCACCGATGCTGGCCGGTTTCGCGCGCGACCTCAGCGGCCTCAGCTACGACGATCGGGAGGCGGCGCACTGGGTGGTCCGGGTGGTGCTGTCGCTGCTGTGCTGGCCGATCGAGGAAGCCGCAACCGAGCAGCACATCCTGGAGCGCTTCGTGGCGCCGGCATTCGCCGGGGGCGGGGACGGTTTTCGCGCGGGGATCTAG
- a CDS encoding nuclear transport factor 2 family protein, with the protein MSAQRPPVPPFDTAGALAKVQAAEDAWNTRDPQHVSLAYTPDSVWRNRDQFLTGRTEIVAFLTAKWERELDYALRKSLWGFRENRMAVRFQYEWHDASGQWFRSYGNELWEFDDNGLMRRREASINDVAIAEDERRYFGPRPEDERGPGHDIPVA; encoded by the coding sequence ATGTCCGCACAACGCCCACCCGTGCCACCGTTCGACACCGCCGGCGCACTCGCCAAGGTGCAAGCCGCCGAGGATGCCTGGAACACCCGCGATCCGCAGCACGTGAGCCTGGCCTATACCCCAGACTCGGTGTGGCGCAACCGCGACCAGTTCCTCACCGGCCGCACCGAGATCGTCGCCTTCCTCACCGCCAAGTGGGAACGCGAACTGGACTACGCCCTGCGCAAGAGCCTGTGGGGATTCCGCGAGAACCGCATGGCGGTGCGGTTTCAGTACGAGTGGCACGACGCGTCGGGCCAGTGGTTCCGTAGCTATGGAAACGAGCTGTGGGAGTTCGACGACAACGGCCTGATGCGCCGCCGGGAGGCCAGCATCAACGATGTCGCGATCGCCGAAGACGAGCGCCGTTACTTCGGTCCGCGCCCCGAGGACGAACGCGGCCCGGGGCACGACATCCCGGTCGCCTAG
- a CDS encoding cytochrome P450 — protein sequence MIVSTDRLGLTLFDDAYLQQPYPLYEQMLATAPVHPIGDSGFSAVCGWDAVSEAVERLDDFSSNLTATMLRRPDGTVGAFEMDGLGGPTQVLATADDPAHAAHRKMLVPRLAAKRIHAVEPLIAQTMDRLWHEGRHDGGIEWMSAVANRLPMMIVARLIGVPDEDVDQLVRWAYAGTQLLEGLGDAEGLAAAGVAVMELAGYISDHFGRAAIDPGDNLLGDVATACATAALDTVTAQVMMITLFSAGGESTASLIGSAAWILATHPDIQRRVRACPELLGPFLEEVLRCEPPFRGHYRHVRRDTTLAGVPLRSGERLLLLWSAANRDPSRFSEPNEFRLDRTGLGHLAFGRGAHFCVGATLARMEARIVIGELLARTSDIGLDQAGRWLPSLLVRRLEHLKLTVA from the coding sequence ATGATCGTGAGCACCGACCGGTTGGGCTTGACGCTGTTCGACGACGCCTACCTTCAGCAGCCCTACCCGCTCTACGAGCAGATGCTCGCCACGGCACCCGTGCACCCGATCGGGGACTCCGGTTTCTCCGCGGTGTGTGGTTGGGACGCAGTGAGCGAGGCCGTGGAGCGACTAGACGACTTCTCCTCCAATCTCACCGCGACCATGCTTCGCCGGCCCGACGGCACAGTGGGCGCTTTCGAGATGGACGGGCTCGGCGGACCAACCCAGGTGCTGGCCACCGCCGACGACCCGGCCCACGCGGCGCACCGCAAGATGCTGGTGCCGCGGCTGGCTGCCAAGCGGATTCACGCCGTGGAGCCGCTGATCGCCCAGACCATGGATCGGTTATGGCACGAGGGCCGGCATGACGGGGGTATCGAGTGGATGAGTGCCGTCGCCAACCGGCTGCCGATGATGATCGTCGCGCGCTTGATCGGTGTGCCCGATGAGGACGTCGACCAGCTGGTGCGGTGGGCCTACGCGGGCACCCAGCTCTTGGAGGGTCTGGGCGACGCCGAAGGCTTGGCCGCCGCGGGGGTCGCGGTGATGGAGCTCGCGGGCTACATCAGCGACCACTTCGGTCGGGCCGCAATCGATCCGGGCGACAACCTCCTCGGCGACGTGGCGACCGCCTGCGCCACGGCCGCCCTCGACACCGTCACCGCCCAGGTCATGATGATCACCCTGTTCAGCGCCGGCGGCGAGTCGACCGCATCGCTGATCGGATCGGCGGCGTGGATCTTGGCGACGCACCCCGATATTCAGCGCCGGGTCCGCGCCTGCCCTGAGCTGCTGGGCCCCTTCCTCGAAGAGGTGTTGCGCTGCGAGCCCCCCTTTCGGGGCCACTACCGGCACGTCCGGCGCGACACCACGCTGGCCGGGGTACCCCTGCGCTCCGGAGAGCGACTCCTGCTGCTGTGGAGCGCGGCCAACCGCGACCCGTCACGGTTCAGCGAGCCCAACGAGTTCCGGCTGGACCGTACAGGCTTAGGCCATCTGGCCTTCGGCCGGGGCGCGCACTTCTGCGTCGGTGCCACGCTGGCACGGATGGAGGCCAGAATCGTGATCGGCGAACTCCTGGCGCGCACCTCGGATATCGGGCTCGACCAGGCCGGCCGATGGCTGCCCAGCCTGCTGGTGCGACGCCTGGAGCACCTGAAGCTCACCGTCGCCTGA
- the prpB gene encoding methylisocitrate lyase, which produces MSSGLLGATAAPAEKRAAFRAGLTSGRLQRFPGAFSPLVAKLIAEIGFEGVYVSGAVLSADLGLPDIGLTTLTEVAGRGAQIAAATSRPTFIDADTGFGEPMSAARTITVLEDAGLAGCHLEDQVNPKRCGHLDGKAVVPAGEMVKRLRAAVAARRDPNFIICARTDAAGIEGLDAAIERAKAYADAGADLIFTEALSGPADFEKFRAAVDVPLLANMTEFGKSELLSAAQLADLGYNAVIYPVTTLRLAMYAVEVGLREIDTAGTQSGLLDQMQHRSRLYELLRYAEYNQFDDDIFNFTLGASQ; this is translated from the coding sequence GTGAGTAGCGGCCTGCTCGGGGCCACCGCGGCACCAGCGGAGAAGCGGGCGGCCTTTCGGGCCGGCCTGACTTCTGGCCGGCTGCAACGGTTCCCGGGGGCGTTCTCGCCGTTGGTGGCCAAGCTGATCGCCGAGATCGGCTTCGAGGGTGTCTACGTCTCCGGCGCGGTGCTCTCCGCCGACCTGGGGCTGCCCGACATCGGGCTGACCACGCTGACCGAGGTCGCCGGTCGCGGCGCGCAGATCGCCGCCGCGACCAGCCGGCCCACGTTCATCGACGCCGACACCGGCTTCGGCGAGCCGATGAGCGCCGCGCGCACCATCACGGTGCTCGAAGACGCCGGGCTGGCCGGCTGCCATCTCGAAGACCAGGTCAACCCCAAGCGATGTGGACATCTCGACGGCAAGGCCGTGGTGCCCGCAGGCGAGATGGTGAAGCGACTGCGGGCGGCGGTCGCCGCGCGCCGGGACCCGAACTTCATCATCTGTGCCCGCACCGATGCCGCCGGCATTGAAGGGCTGGACGCCGCGATCGAGCGCGCCAAGGCCTATGCCGACGCCGGGGCGGACCTGATCTTCACCGAGGCCCTGAGCGGGCCGGCCGATTTCGAGAAGTTCCGTGCCGCAGTCGATGTGCCGCTGCTGGCCAACATGACCGAGTTCGGCAAATCGGAGCTGCTGAGCGCGGCGCAGCTGGCCGACCTGGGCTACAACGCCGTCATCTACCCCGTCACCACCCTGCGACTGGCGATGTATGCCGTCGAAGTGGGACTTCGTGAGATCGACACGGCGGGAACGCAATCCGGTCTGCTGGACCAGATGCAGCACCGCAGCAGGCTCTACGAACTGCTGCGTTACGCCGAATACAACCAGTTCGACGACGACATCTTCAACTTCACGTTAGGAGCGTCCCAATGA